The region AGGAATTTACACTCTTAAGTTGTAGGGGAGATAATAAGCATATGATTCACGTTTTTGACCTTGATGGAACTTTGGTTTTTAATGGGGTAAGTTTTAGAGAAGACATAAAAGATGCCCTCAATCAGCTAATTGATGAGGGACAGGAGGTAATTTTTGCCTCAGCTCGTCCAATCAGGGACATGCTACCACTTTTGGAAGACTTTTCAAGTGCCCATTTTATTGGTGGCAATGGTTTAATTATTAAAGATAAAAAAGGAAATATTGAGGTTCTTGCGGCCATTAATGAGGAAGCAACTCAAAGGATAGAAGAGATTATTAGTAACTATCAAGTAAGTTATCTGATTGATGGAAGCTTTGACTATGCAGCAAGCATTCCTGATAGTCATCCTATAAAGAAGCAAGTTGATCCTGGGAATTTGGCTCAAAAGGTGGAGAGAAAAAAGATATCACCTGCAATTAAGATACTTTTACTTGATTTAAAAGATGATATTTATGAGGCAGTGTACCGGGAGCTTACGGATAATTTTGATGGGGAGCTTGAAATTTATAAGCACAGGGCTGAAGGAGGCATAGATATAAGTGCGGCAGGTGTTAATAAATATTCAAGTCTTAAAAGATACCTGCCAGAAGGTGCCGCATACACCGCTTGGGGAAATGATGCTAATGATATTAAGCTCATAAACAATGCCAGTAGGGCCTATTTGGTCAATCCCGCAGGGGAAGTGTTAAAAGAATGCCAGCACCATGAAAACTTAACCATTATTCCTGGACAAGATTATGTGGCTGGGAGTATTTTGGACAACCAAAGGAAATGTTATAATATCTGATATTAAGTATCGGATAGTGGGTGGGGTATATTAAATTTGGAGGAATTACAGATGAATGATGAATTTTATATGGAAAAGGCAATTGAACTTTCAAAACTTGCTGTTATCCACGGGAATGAACCGTTTGGAGCAGTATTAGTAAAGGACGGGGAGATTGTATATACAAATGAAAATCAGATACATACAATGCATGATCCGTCTTTTCACGGGGAAACTGGACTGATTAGGAGATTTTGTACAGAAACAGGCATCATGGACCTGTCTGATTACACCATGTATTCAAATTGTGAGCCTTGTTTTATGTGTAGTGGTGCTATGGTTTGGGCAAAACTTGGTAGGCTTGTTTATGCAGCCAGTAATATTGACCTTGAACATATTTTGGGAAGCCAAGGATGTAAATGCAGCGAGATTGTTTTTGAAAATTCATTCCACAAACCCCAAGTAACATCAAGTATCTTACGAGAAAAAAGCCTTGAAGTGCTAGATTCTTATTTTGGGAATGGAGTAAATTAATACCTACCGGATAAACAAATAAATAAAAACCTCCGTTGGAGGCTTTTTATTTTATAATAAGGTACTTTAGTCCCAAGAATTACAAAGTATTTTTTCCAAAATTATGAATATTTCAAGGCAGAGTTCTATTTTTAAAATTCAATTATCTCATGGAAACCATTCCTATTTTTACAAAGCTCTATTAATTTTGTTTTAGCTATTATAATATTGTAGGGCTGTTCTGCTAAAAAGTGCGAATAGTATAATTTAGGGAGTGAAATTTTGTTTTTTTCCCCATATTCTTTTGGGGAAGAGAGAGAAAGTTGAGCAGATATTAAATCTCCTTTAATATTTCTAGCGATTTTCATTTTATATTCATCCTTCCCTTCAGGAGAATTTATAATCCTGTTAAGATGACCGTTAAAGTTTTTAATTAATTTTTCAACTTTCTCAAAATTTTTAATATTAAATTCATCCCTTAAATAATCATGTATATCTTTTTTTCCAACTAGGAGGAGTTCTATTTGTGAAATATCTTTTTCTGATAATTGCACAGAATACTTCGTTTTTTCAGATGTTTTAACCCAAATCCAAGAAAGTAAATAATAATCCGGCAAATCATATTGTTCCCCGAAGAGCCATCCTGGCTTCATTTCTCTGTTTTTGTTTAAGAACGCCAGCTCAAAAGCGAAAGTAGGGAGTCCGGGTTCACCTTTTATTTTTCTATAATTAGCTGCAGTTTTCAAATCTATATGATGAAGAATATCATCTCCAAATAGTTCTTTTGAAACTAATTCAATATCTGATCCACGCAAATCATGAGCTTTGTTCGAAACTTCAAGATGTGAAATAAGTGGAGATTTTTTAAGATGTTCTACTACAATTTTTTTTATGACTTTTTCATTATCTAAATCGTAATTTATACGAGATTTTTGTTGCGTGTTCTTTAAATTTAATCTATTATTCATATCTATATTGAATTACCTTATTGTTGCCAAGAATTTTTTCATCTGCTAAACCATATACACGGATTGAGCAGCCTTCATAATCTGCAAGTTCATTCCACATAACTGCAAAATTGAACATGTCAAGTAAGCTTGGTTTTTCATTCAAAGTTAAAAATAGTGTTTCATATTTATTTTCTTGATGTGTGTAAAACTCCATTAATTGATGTGAAGCAGCGACAAACCATTTATCTATTTGCTCTTCAGTGAGATTTGCTTTTCCTTCTAAGCCATCGTCTTTTGTTAAATAAATCAAAGCCTTTCCATCTCTTTCAAAAACTCCCCTTGCTTTACAGGGTTGCCCCCCCTAAATTTAGCCATTGACCAAAACACATTAGGGATTCTAAGTATTGAATTCCGAAAGCCAAAACTCTATCTTCTCCTTCTCCAACGGTATAGGTCAATCCTACCTCACCAGATATTTTATCCAAAAGATATTCTAATTCCTTTTGTCTTTCTAAATTAAATCGTGAAGCGTATCTCCTAATCATATGTAATAATCTCCTCTTATATTTGGTATATAGCACTAAAGTTACATAAATATTGTAACATTATTTTCAATATTTAGTGATAAGATAATAGATAATTGAAAAAATTTTACTTTGTTCAAAAAAATATTACAAATGCACATACCTGTAAATTTGAAAAAGAATAAGGAGGATTAGAAGGATTAGAAAGAAGAGGTCGAGGGCGTAGTTCTTGAAAATCAGGAAGATGATGTCTGGTTTGTTCTTTAAGTGTCCTTTGAGAATCCTGTAGCGGTAATTCCTTAGGGGGATACCTATCTGCCTACAGTTTCTGTCATATCTGGTTGAAAATTGCTGGGAAAAATCAAGCCAGGCTGTTTGGTAGTTGCTAGCTGTAGCATCAATTAAGTTATGAGCATAGACCTTGATGAAGGGGTGGTAGTAGTTTTCGGCTTTTTCACAGATTTCAAGGATTTTTTGCCCAAGCTCCTGAACCTCCTCAAGGGTTAAATCCTCGTAAAAAAGGAGGTCTTCCACTAGGGTATAGATTTTTGAGTAGCAGGTGTCAAAAATCCTTCGCTCGGTTATTTGTTTTTGCGGCTTTCCCGTATAGTAGACGGCCGCAGTGGCTGATATGATGGCCACAAGGATTGTGATAATCGAGTCAATATAAGCCAGGATATCATCAAGAGATAGGCTTGAATTTGTAAGCAGGTAAAAAATATTCATGGGCGGCACCCTTTCTCTTTCTATTCTTATAAGTATTATAGCAGAAAGACCGTAGATTATAAGAAAGTTAGGGCTTGGGACTTAAAGATGGTAAAATAAAGGAAGACACAAAAGACAAGGAGAAAAGAATGGATAATTTTTTTGTTTGCCCAGTAATTATTAGCGAAGAAAAGGGAGAAATAAAGCCCTACCTAACATATATTCCTGCTATTGACATCTATATTCAAGCCAATTCAGTGGCTGAGTCAATGGAGCTTGCCAGAAATACCTTGGGCGAATACAGCCTAAAAAATGAATTACCAGCCTCAAGCTATGAACTCCCGCAAGCTTCTGGTGAGGACGACTTGGTGACCTTGATTGATGTTGATGTAAGAGCCTATAAGGCTAAGTATGACACAAGGCCAGTCAAGAAAACGGTCAATATTCCCAAATACCTGAATGATTTGGGAATGGAGAGGAAACTTAATTTTTCAGACCTATTAAAAAGGGCTCTGATTGATGAGTTAAGACTTTAGGGTTTTAATTTTAGGGTTATATTAGGGTTATATAAATAGAGAAGGGGTTTATCATGAAAAATATTAAAAAAATTGCTGTCTTCCTCACCATAAGTTCCATCCTTGTTCTAGTAGTTTACGGGGCTTTGTCTTATCTGAAAAAGCCATCCTATGCTTATAATCCCGTACCCACCTTTTACTTTCATGGCTACAGCGGGACTAAAAACTCAACTGCTTCGATGATTGCTTATGCCCAAAAGAACTACGGGGCTACCAAGGTGTTTACGGCTAGAGTGGGAAGTGATGGGGGTGTTACGCTTGATGGAGATTGGGGGGCTGATATTGATAAGCCTCTCATTCAGGTTGTTTTGGACGACAACACTAACGCTGACATGGATCTACTTGCGGTCTGGTATGCGAATGTTATTGACAAGGTGAGAAGGGAGCATGCCTTTGATAGCTATAATACGGTGGCCCATTCCATGGGGAATTCTGCCCTTCAGTACCTTCTTCTTAAGGAGGGAGCGAATGAAGATTTTCCCAAGCTTTCCAAGGAAGTTGCTCTTGCGGCTCCCATTAATGGGGTCATAGGACTTGATGACCAGCTGCACGAAAATTACCTTGAGGCAAATGGATATCCTAAGATTATTAGTGGTAATTATGCCTACTATCTTGATCAGATAAATAATTTTCCCAAAAATCAAATTGATATCTTAAATATTTACGGAAACTTGGATGATGGGACTGATTCCGATGGAAGTGTGACCACGGTTTCAGCAAAATCACTTAAGTACTTGGCCAGTAAATATGCCAAATCCTACCAAGAGGTGGAAATCAAGGGCGAAGACGGCCAGCACAGCAAGCTTCATGAAAACAGCCAGGTCGATAAGATGATTTGTTCTTTCTTGTGGCAGGAGAAGGAGTAAAATAAAAAAACCTGAATAAATCAGGTTTTTTTATTATTTTTGGTAGTCTCTTTTGAGAATGCGGATGGTGTTTAAAACGGCGATGACTGTGACTCCAACGTCTGCAAATACTGCCTCCCACATGCTTGCAATCCCAAAGGTACCAAGGATGATGAAGAGAAGTTTGACACCAAGGGCAAAGACAATATTTTGGATAACGATTTTACGGGTGAAACTTGCGATTTTGATGGTTGTAGGAATCTTTGATGGCTGGTCTTTCATGATAACAATATCAGAGGCTTCAACGGCCGCATCACTTCCGACACCACCCATTGAGATACCAATGTCCGCAAGGGTCAAGGCTGGGGCATCATTAATTCCGTCTCCTGTGAAGATAATTTTTTTATTTTTAACGTGAGATTTTTCCTTTAATTTTTCTAAAATCTCAACCTTATCTTCAGGCAGAAGTCCTGCATAAACCTGACTTAGACCAAGTTGGCTGGCAATATCTTTTGCGACCTTCTCATTATCACCTGTAAGCATGACAAGATTTGTAATGCCAAGTTTTTTAAGGTTGTCAATGGCAAGCTTAGCGTCATCCTTAATCTTGTCTGAGACGGTTATAATTCCTAGGAATTTGCCATCAAGGGCCACATAGATAAGGGTTCCGCTACTTGTACTAGCCGTAACCTTTAGACCAAGAGCTTCCATGGCCTTCATATTACCTACAACAAGCTCTTGTCCGTTGACAAGTCCCTTCATA is a window of Streptococcaceae bacterium ESL0729 DNA encoding:
- a CDS encoding type II toxin-antitoxin system HicB family antitoxin, which encodes MDNFFVCPVIISEEKGEIKPYLTYIPAIDIYIQANSVAESMELARNTLGEYSLKNELPASSYELPQASGEDDLVTLIDVDVRAYKAKYDTRPVKKTVNIPKYLNDLGMERKLNFSDLLKRALIDELRL
- a CDS encoding nucleoside deaminase → MNDEFYMEKAIELSKLAVIHGNEPFGAVLVKDGEIVYTNENQIHTMHDPSFHGETGLIRRFCTETGIMDLSDYTMYSNCEPCFMCSGAMVWAKLGRLVYAASNIDLEHILGSQGCKCSEIVFENSFHKPQVTSSILREKSLEVLDSYFGNGVN
- a CDS encoding HAD-IIB family hydrolase, producing MIHVFDLDGTLVFNGVSFREDIKDALNQLIDEGQEVIFASARPIRDMLPLLEDFSSAHFIGGNGLIIKDKKGNIEVLAAINEEATQRIEEIISNYQVSYLIDGSFDYAASIPDSHPIKKQVDPGNLAQKVERKKISPAIKILLLDLKDDIYEAVYRELTDNFDGELEIYKHRAEGGIDISAAGVNKYSSLKRYLPEGAAYTAWGNDANDIKLINNASRAYLVNPAGEVLKECQHHENLTIIPGQDYVAGSILDNQRKCYNI
- a CDS encoding alpha/beta hydrolase, which codes for MKNIKKIAVFLTISSILVLVVYGALSYLKKPSYAYNPVPTFYFHGYSGTKNSTASMIAYAQKNYGATKVFTARVGSDGGVTLDGDWGADIDKPLIQVVLDDNTNADMDLLAVWYANVIDKVRREHAFDSYNTVAHSMGNSALQYLLLKEGANEDFPKLSKEVALAAPINGVIGLDDQLHENYLEANGYPKIISGNYAYYLDQINNFPKNQIDILNIYGNLDDGTDSDGSVTTVSAKSLKYLASKYAKSYQEVEIKGEDGQHSKLHENSQVDKMICSFLWQEKE